One Sporomusaceae bacterium ACPt DNA window includes the following coding sequences:
- the speE gene encoding Polyamine aminopropyltransferase, with protein sequence MELWYTEYQTKNLGLTVRIKETLYANKSDFQEVAVVDSHEFGRMLVLDGVFQTSVFDEFIYHEMIAHVPLFTHPNPQTVLVIGGGDGGTIREVVKHQSVEVAEMVEIDGLVVDVCKKYLPEISVALNENHPKLRLKIGDGIKHMQEVENKYDVIIVDCSDPIGPGEGLFTHAFYQDVYKALKPDGLFVQQTESPFYHQELIKRLNKDISSLFPVTRLYLASIPLYPSGLHCFTIGSKQYDPVNVDTARIPENFGTRYHNREVQKSCFVLPNFVQELLK encoded by the coding sequence ATGGAGTTGTGGTATACTGAATATCAGACCAAAAATTTAGGGCTTACTGTCCGGATAAAAGAAACACTTTATGCCAATAAGTCGGATTTTCAGGAAGTTGCCGTTGTTGATTCCCACGAATTCGGCCGGATGCTGGTGTTAGACGGTGTTTTCCAGACTTCAGTTTTCGATGAGTTTATTTATCATGAGATGATCGCCCATGTACCGTTATTTACCCACCCCAATCCCCAAACAGTTCTGGTTATTGGGGGCGGTGACGGAGGTACTATTCGTGAAGTAGTTAAACATCAGTCGGTAGAAGTAGCTGAGATGGTGGAAATTGATGGATTGGTAGTTGATGTATGCAAAAAGTATCTGCCGGAAATTAGTGTAGCTTTAAATGAAAATCATCCAAAACTGCGCCTTAAAATCGGGGACGGCATTAAACATATGCAAGAAGTGGAGAACAAGTATGACGTCATAATTGTTGACTGTTCCGACCCTATAGGACCGGGGGAAGGCTTGTTTACCCACGCCTTTTATCAGGATGTGTACAAGGCATTAAAGCCTGATGGCTTGTTTGTACAACAGACTGAATCGCCTTTTTATCACCAGGAACTTATTAAACGCCTTAATAAAGATATTTCATCATTATTTCCTGTTACCCGTCTGTATTTGGCCAGTATTCCGCTGTATCCAAGCGGTCTGCACTGCTTTACTATCGGCTCTAAGCAATATGATCCTGTTAACGTTGATACAGCCCGTATTCCGGAAAACTTTGGCACAAGGTATCACAACCGGGAAGTTCAAAAAAGTTGTTTTGTCCTTCCCAACTTTGTTCAAGAACTATTAAAATAG
- the pepS gene encoding Aminopeptidase PepS, with protein MDPRIKTLARNLIGYSTSLQSGEKILIEMFDDALPLAKALVDEAYQAGALPFLELKNNQLQRALLMKASSEQLKLAASWEQARMKEMDAYIGIRASFNITEMADVPPAQLQSYQQDWVKPVHIDVRVPKTKWCILRWPNASMAQLANMSTEAFEDFYFNVCNLDYNKMAKAMDPLIELLQKTDKVKISGPGTDLTFSIKGIPAVKCSGLRNIPDGEVYTAPVKNSVNGVLTYNTPAVYQGFTYENISLEFKDGKIVKATANDSEKINKIFDTDEGARYIGEFALGVNPYIETPMKDTLFDEKIKGSFHFTPGNAYDAAYNGNKSAIHWDLVCIQNPAYGGGEIWFDEKLIRKDGRFVVPELEGLNPENLM; from the coding sequence TTGGACCCACGAATAAAAACTCTGGCCAGAAATCTGATTGGCTACTCCACCAGCCTGCAAAGCGGTGAAAAAATACTAATCGAGATGTTTGATGACGCCCTGCCGCTTGCTAAAGCGCTCGTAGATGAGGCTTACCAGGCTGGTGCCTTACCCTTTCTCGAATTAAAAAACAACCAGTTGCAGCGGGCTTTACTTATGAAAGCGTCCAGTGAGCAACTCAAGCTGGCTGCCTCCTGGGAACAGGCCAGAATGAAAGAGATGGACGCATATATTGGCATAAGAGCCAGTTTTAACATCACCGAGATGGCAGATGTACCGCCCGCCCAATTACAAAGTTACCAACAAGATTGGGTTAAGCCGGTGCATATCGATGTACGCGTACCCAAAACTAAGTGGTGTATCTTGCGCTGGCCTAATGCCTCAATGGCTCAATTGGCTAACATGAGTACCGAAGCCTTTGAAGATTTTTACTTTAATGTATGCAACCTTGATTACAATAAAATGGCCAAAGCTATGGATCCTTTAATCGAGCTTCTGCAAAAAACTGATAAAGTGAAGATTAGCGGCCCTGGTACCGACCTTACTTTTTCTATAAAAGGCATACCGGCCGTAAAATGTTCTGGCCTCAGAAATATACCGGACGGCGAAGTATACACCGCGCCTGTTAAGAATTCTGTAAATGGTGTACTTACCTATAATACTCCGGCGGTATATCAAGGCTTTACCTATGAAAATATTAGCCTGGAATTCAAAGATGGCAAAATAGTCAAAGCTACAGCCAATGATAGTGAAAAAATCAATAAAATATTCGACACTGACGAAGGCGCCCGCTATATCGGGGAGTTTGCCCTGGGTGTCAACCCCTATATTGAAACACCAATGAAAGATACACTGTTTGATGAAAAAATCAAAGGCAGCTTCCATTTTACCCCCGGCAATGCCTATGACGCCGCTTACAACGGCAACAAGTCTGCCATCCATTGGGATTTAGTCTGCATTCAAAATCCCGCATACGGCGGCGGCGAAATCTGGTTTGACGAAAAACTTATTCGCAAAGACGGCCGGTTTGTTGTTCCAGAACTTGAAGGACTGAATCCGGAAAATTTAATGTAA
- the sasA_3 gene encoding Adaptive-response sensory-kinase SasA, producing MLFSKQKNQLMTALIGIALVAIIAGVIINYLNYQYRMVMAAERERLSVAANNLDMYFNARLTGLKLLAADQDIRSLEPKRARKKLLLAADVLDFANVALYDPSGALITDLWTVPGYTQPPFKVHDIEDSFKTALSGRPVVSDRIVCEKIENAYISILLPVLDDSGNVAAVLLACEPISNIAMIVLREHMPENQYFFVMDSSAQIIYHPRLAQFYPEGSLFKDGIGGLLNGKSGIVSFKSFLDGMDKLLIYTDLYYTNWRMVMAIPIKTVYARVLSKSIDEAASFFFVTICFALLYGVWWQGKRHEREREQLRLERMACVNQLAAGIAHEIRNPLTSIQGFIQLMARRADKPPRREHLEIIITEIGRIDKLISEFQMLARPLKEPVFEKVNICKLLNDIAVLMEGQLHSKSVALTLQLPEVGCYTYGDIAQLKQVFINLLKNAVEAVPHGGNITMAVGKYQGMMVVRVEDNGNGIPPEIIDKLGTPFFTTKETGTGLGLSVCYNIIQNHNGQIKVSSQIGKGSVFTVLLPLAEDECCMLPVNNEQQGFCV from the coding sequence GTGTTATTTTCAAAACAAAAAAATCAATTAATGACAGCTTTGATTGGCATTGCCCTGGTGGCAATTATTGCCGGTGTAATAATTAACTATTTAAACTATCAATACCGGATGGTGATGGCGGCGGAACGAGAGCGATTGTCTGTGGCCGCTAATAATTTGGATATGTATTTTAATGCTCGGCTTACCGGGCTCAAGCTTCTAGCGGCTGATCAAGATATACGTAGCCTTGAACCTAAGCGGGCACGCAAGAAATTATTACTGGCTGCTGATGTGTTGGATTTTGCCAACGTTGCGCTATATGATCCCAGCGGTGCACTAATTACCGACCTGTGGACAGTTCCCGGATATACACAGCCTCCCTTTAAGGTGCATGACATTGAAGATAGCTTCAAGACTGCGCTGTCAGGAAGGCCGGTTGTGTCCGACCGGATTGTCTGCGAAAAAATTGAAAACGCTTATATAAGTATTCTGCTTCCTGTTTTGGATGACAGTGGTAACGTGGCGGCAGTACTATTAGCGTGTGAGCCTATTAGTAATATCGCAATGATTGTGCTGCGGGAGCATATGCCGGAAAATCAATATTTTTTTGTTATGGATAGCAGCGCTCAGATTATTTACCATCCGCGTCTGGCTCAATTTTACCCGGAGGGATCGCTGTTTAAAGACGGAATTGGCGGCTTATTGAATGGTAAATCCGGCATAGTGTCGTTTAAATCTTTTTTAGACGGTATGGATAAGCTGCTTATCTACACTGACTTATACTATACGAACTGGCGGATGGTAATGGCTATTCCCATTAAAACGGTATATGCCAGAGTTTTAAGTAAGTCAATTGATGAGGCGGCAAGTTTCTTTTTTGTTACTATTTGCTTTGCCCTATTATACGGAGTATGGTGGCAAGGAAAACGTCACGAGCGGGAGCGGGAGCAACTGCGGCTTGAACGCATGGCATGTGTTAATCAGTTGGCGGCAGGGATTGCTCATGAAATTAGAAATCCGCTTACGTCAATACAAGGCTTCATTCAGCTCATGGCCCGCCGGGCAGACAAACCGCCGCGGCGGGAGCATCTGGAAATAATTATTACTGAGATTGGCCGGATAGACAAGCTGATTAGTGAGTTTCAGATGCTGGCGCGCCCGCTTAAAGAGCCGGTATTTGAAAAAGTAAATATATGTAAACTGCTAAATGATATTGCAGTGCTGATGGAAGGTCAACTACATAGCAAAAGCGTAGCCTTAACCTTACAACTGCCGGAAGTTGGCTGTTATACCTACGGCGATATAGCTCAACTTAAACAGGTATTTATTAACCTTTTGAAAAATGCAGTGGAGGCCGTGCCACACGGTGGAAATATTACGATGGCAGTCGGCAAATATCAAGGTATGATGGTTGTGAGAGTGGAAGACAACGGTAACGGTATTCCGCCGGAGATAATTGACAAGTTGGGCACCCCTTTCTTTACCACCAAAGAAACCGGTACCGGCTTGGGATTGTCGGTATGTTACAACATTATCCAAAATCACAATGGGCAAATAAAAGTATCCAGCCAAATAGGCAAAGGGTCAGTATTTACTGTACTGCTGCCATTAGCTGAGGATGAATGTTGCATGCTGCCGGTAAACAATGAACAACAGGGTTTTTGCGTATAA
- the niaR gene encoding putative transcription repressor NiaR: MEAKERRDQIVGMLKRTRQPVTGAMLAKEFGVSRQVIVGDIAILRAAGIDIYATPQGYVILTATPATTVKAKFACRHDREGMEEELAAIIDNGGRVLDVSVEHPVYGEIKANLMLASRRDLAEFLHKSAESGAAPLSLVTGGVHIHTVEAPSSEVLHKIASELKALGILLD; the protein is encoded by the coding sequence ATGGAAGCGAAAGAACGGCGGGATCAGATTGTCGGTATGCTAAAACGTACTAGGCAGCCGGTAACCGGCGCAATGTTAGCTAAGGAATTTGGGGTAAGCCGGCAGGTTATCGTTGGAGACATCGCTATTTTGCGGGCTGCAGGCATTGACATTTATGCTACGCCGCAAGGTTATGTGATTTTGACGGCAACGCCGGCTACAACTGTCAAAGCTAAATTTGCCTGCCGTCACGACCGTGAAGGGATGGAAGAAGAACTTGCCGCAATTATTGATAATGGTGGGCGGGTACTTGATGTTAGTGTTGAGCACCCTGTTTATGGTGAGATTAAAGCCAATCTAATGTTGGCTTCCCGCCGCGACTTAGCTGAGTTTTTACATAAATCAGCAGAAAGCGGAGCAGCGCCATTGTCGCTTGTCACCGGTGGTGTGCATATACATACTGTTGAAGCGCCATCGTCCGAAGTTTTGCATAAAATTGCGTCAGAGCTTAAGGCGCTTGGAATTTTGCTTGATTGA
- the naiP_1 gene encoding Putative niacin/nicotinamide transporter NaiP, translating into MDIISRLEQIPISRFHYKLLILTGLGWMFDAMDTGIIAFVLPVLANEWGLSAAQMGYVGSIGLLGMAIGAVLSGLAADKFGRKMVFSVTLIIYSIATGLCGVAWNYESLLVFRFLVGFGLGGELPVAATLMTEYSPPASRGRFIVLLESFWGLGWLVAAFISYLVIPRYGWQMAFYIGALPALYVFFIRLAVPESVRYLIDKGRQVEAGKIVAMLEQAAGIRPSTQPVATAKPESRQQVKRTLTFGELWTNRFAKRTIMLWLLWFGIVYSYYGIFTWLPSLMVKQGYTVLKTFEYVLIMTLAQLPGYFSAAYLVDRIGRKATLSIYLTLSAVSAYFFGQGGNAAVVLVWGSLMSFFNLGAWGVVYTYTPELYPTRIRAFGSGWAAAVGRFGGILAPTVVGYMVINPQGFAHVFTMFTGIMLAIAGIVWLLGEETRGRTLDEISK; encoded by the coding sequence ATGGATATTATCAGTCGCTTGGAACAAATTCCAATTAGCCGTTTTCATTACAAGCTGCTAATATTGACCGGTCTGGGTTGGATGTTCGATGCCATGGATACCGGTATCATTGCCTTTGTATTACCGGTATTGGCTAACGAGTGGGGATTATCTGCCGCACAGATGGGATATGTCGGCAGCATCGGTTTGTTGGGTATGGCAATCGGCGCGGTGTTGTCAGGTCTGGCTGCCGATAAGTTTGGCCGAAAGATGGTGTTTTCTGTCACACTGATAATTTATAGTATAGCCACCGGGTTATGTGGGGTGGCCTGGAATTATGAATCATTACTTGTATTTAGATTTTTGGTGGGGTTTGGTTTGGGGGGCGAACTGCCGGTAGCGGCAACGCTTATGACAGAATATTCGCCGCCAGCCAGCCGCGGGCGATTTATTGTTTTGCTGGAGAGCTTTTGGGGATTAGGCTGGCTGGTTGCCGCATTTATTTCTTATCTCGTTATTCCGCGATACGGTTGGCAAATGGCTTTTTATATTGGTGCGCTGCCGGCACTGTATGTCTTTTTTATCAGATTGGCTGTGCCTGAGTCGGTTCGGTATTTGATTGACAAAGGCCGTCAGGTCGAAGCCGGGAAAATTGTTGCTATGCTTGAGCAGGCAGCCGGTATCAGACCGTCAACCCAACCGGTAGCAACTGCCAAACCCGAGTCCCGGCAGCAGGTTAAGCGGACTTTAACTTTCGGTGAGTTGTGGACAAACCGGTTTGCCAAGCGGACAATAATGCTCTGGTTGCTTTGGTTTGGTATAGTATATTCGTACTACGGCATATTTACCTGGTTGCCGTCGCTTATGGTTAAGCAGGGATACACAGTGCTTAAAACTTTCGAGTATGTGTTGATTATGACTTTGGCCCAACTGCCGGGATATTTTAGCGCCGCGTATTTAGTCGACCGTATCGGTCGTAAGGCAACGTTGTCCATCTACTTGACATTAAGTGCAGTAAGCGCCTATTTCTTTGGGCAAGGCGGCAATGCTGCAGTAGTACTCGTCTGGGGAAGTCTTATGTCGTTTTTCAATCTGGGTGCATGGGGTGTTGTCTATACTTATACTCCTGAACTTTATCCTACCCGCATCCGGGCCTTCGGGTCAGGATGGGCTGCGGCAGTTGGCCGGTTTGGCGGGATCTTGGCTCCTACAGTTGTCGGTTATATGGTTATTAACCCGCAAGGATTTGCTCACGTATTCACTATGTTTACCGGCATTATGCTGGCAATTGCCGGTATTGTGTGGCTTTTGGGCGAAGAAACCCGAGGCCGGACTTTGGATGAAATAAGCAAGTAA
- the mexB gene encoding Multidrug resistance protein MexB — protein sequence MKVLGFAGRLAKAFIDSKLTPILVLMSLLLGVFAVTLMPREEEPQIVVPMLDVMVSYPGAAAAEVENRVTKPMEQLLWEIPGVEYIYSIAKPGSNLTIVRFRVGENAEDSLVKLYNKLMSNYDRIPSGVSQPLIKARSIDDVPILAVTLWSDKPGYSGYELRRVAVELAEQLKKDDAVSEITLIGGQKRQIRIQPDPVKLAAYNLSLGQIADTTAQANFLLASGNIQQGNKEVKLDAGRLLADIKDVENIVVGVYNNRPVYLKQVATVLDGPEEPDQYVFMDVGAGGESKGLHAEGNGPYEAVTLSLAKKKGANATVVAERALAKAEALRGTLLPYDVQFTVTRNYGETAKEKSNELLDHMLIATISVVFLIALALGWREAGVVGVAVPVTLALTLLISYMLSYTLNRVTLFALIFSIGILVDDAIVVVENIHRRFTLAGRADQEIAALAVDEVGNPTILATFTVIAALLPMAFVSGLMGPYMQPIPVGASTAMLFSLLVAFIVSPWLGFRLLRSAKHQTHETGQADTIHRRYTAILQPLLDSAKKRRTVLAGIVVLLGLAVLTIPFKGVEVKMLPFDNKSELQIIIDMPEDSTLEQTAALTKEIGAYLKTVPEITDFQTYVGTASPYNFNGLVRHYFQRSGSSSADIQVNFTDKKERLQQSHALAKALRPAIEMIGKAYKARIKVAEVPPGPPVLSTLVAEVYGPTQQGQIALAKEIREIFRQTDGVVDVDWYVEDDQPKVWFEVDREKAAYHGISAQAVAAMLHTAISGSTIGLAHIPNEKEPVELVLRLPYTDRAQLSETKLSQLFLTGSSGIRVPVSELVKKREGIEEKTIYHKNLKPVTYVIGDVAGSMESPVYAILNMKDKVAAVKTPGGYPFEQYSSVQPWLEDKYAMKWDGEWHITYEVFRDMGMAFAAVLVLIYVLVVAWFRSFITPLVIMAPIPLTLVGILPGHWLFGAFFTATSMIGFIALSGIIVRNSILLIDFVQAEIKEGKTLKPALLEAGTVRFRPIVLTAAAVVVGSFVMLFDPIFQGLAIAMMFGAVAATGLTLLVVPLLYYEFFGKTSYKKSNTSS from the coding sequence ATGAAAGTTTTGGGGTTTGCCGGCCGGCTGGCCAAGGCTTTCATTGATTCTAAGCTGACGCCGATTCTAGTTTTAATGTCACTGCTTTTAGGAGTATTTGCTGTAACGCTTATGCCGCGAGAAGAAGAACCGCAGATCGTGGTGCCGATGCTGGATGTCATGGTCAGTTATCCTGGTGCGGCGGCGGCTGAAGTGGAAAATCGGGTTACAAAACCCATGGAGCAGCTTTTATGGGAGATTCCGGGCGTAGAATATATATACTCGATTGCCAAACCAGGCAGCAACTTAACCATTGTCCGCTTTCGCGTGGGCGAGAATGCAGAAGACAGTCTGGTGAAGCTGTATAATAAACTGATGTCCAATTATGACCGCATACCTTCTGGGGTATCGCAGCCGCTTATTAAGGCCCGCTCTATTGATGATGTGCCGATTTTGGCAGTGACGCTTTGGAGTGATAAACCCGGCTATTCCGGCTATGAACTCAGGAGAGTAGCCGTAGAATTGGCCGAACAGTTAAAAAAAGATGATGCGGTATCGGAAATTACGCTAATTGGCGGTCAAAAACGGCAGATCCGTATACAGCCCGATCCAGTTAAGCTGGCAGCCTACAATCTATCGTTAGGGCAGATTGCCGATACAACGGCACAGGCCAATTTTTTGCTGGCCAGCGGCAATATCCAGCAGGGCAACAAGGAAGTAAAGCTGGATGCCGGTCGATTGCTTGCGGATATTAAAGATGTGGAAAATATCGTTGTCGGTGTATATAATAATCGGCCGGTTTATTTAAAACAAGTAGCCACTGTACTTGATGGTCCGGAAGAACCTGACCAGTATGTTTTTATGGACGTGGGGGCAGGCGGCGAAAGTAAAGGTCTTCATGCAGAAGGGAACGGCCCCTATGAGGCGGTAACCCTATCGCTTGCCAAAAAGAAAGGGGCCAATGCAACAGTTGTTGCTGAGAGGGCGCTGGCAAAAGCCGAGGCACTTAGAGGAACACTGCTGCCCTATGATGTTCAATTTACGGTGACGCGTAATTATGGTGAAACTGCCAAAGAAAAATCAAATGAATTATTAGATCACATGCTGATTGCCACGATATCGGTAGTTTTTTTGATTGCTTTAGCCCTTGGCTGGCGGGAAGCCGGTGTGGTTGGCGTAGCCGTACCGGTTACCTTGGCGCTGACGCTTTTAATCAGCTATATGCTAAGTTATACGCTCAACCGGGTAACGCTGTTTGCGCTGATTTTTTCTATTGGTATTCTGGTGGATGATGCGATTGTTGTTGTCGAAAATATTCATCGCCGTTTTACGTTGGCCGGGCGTGCGGATCAGGAAATTGCCGCACTGGCGGTTGATGAGGTGGGTAATCCGACTATTTTAGCAACCTTTACCGTTATTGCTGCCTTGTTGCCGATGGCTTTTGTATCCGGCCTTATGGGGCCGTATATGCAACCGATTCCCGTGGGAGCATCAACTGCAATGCTGTTTTCGCTGTTGGTAGCCTTTATTGTGAGTCCGTGGCTGGGCTTTCGTTTGTTGCGATCAGCGAAGCACCAGACGCATGAAACCGGACAGGCGGATACCATTCACCGTCGTTATACCGCTATCTTACAGCCACTATTAGATTCGGCAAAAAAACGTCGGACGGTGTTGGCTGGCATTGTCGTTTTGCTGGGGCTTGCTGTTCTTACCATTCCGTTTAAGGGCGTAGAAGTAAAGATGCTGCCATTTGACAACAAAAGTGAATTGCAGATTATTATCGATATGCCGGAAGACAGTACGCTGGAACAAACGGCGGCCTTGACCAAAGAAATCGGCGCCTATCTAAAAACAGTTCCTGAAATTACCGATTTTCAAACTTATGTAGGTACGGCTTCGCCCTATAACTTTAACGGTCTGGTGCGGCATTATTTTCAACGGTCTGGCAGTAGCAGCGCTGACATACAGGTTAATTTTACCGACAAAAAGGAACGCTTGCAGCAAAGTCATGCACTGGCTAAAGCGTTGCGTCCTGCTATTGAAATGATCGGGAAAGCGTATAAAGCCAGGATAAAAGTGGCCGAGGTGCCGCCAGGACCACCCGTATTAAGTACGCTGGTGGCGGAAGTATACGGTCCGACACAGCAAGGACAGATTGCACTGGCAAAAGAAATCCGAGAAATCTTTAGACAGACTGACGGGGTAGTAGATGTTGACTGGTATGTAGAAGATGATCAGCCTAAGGTCTGGTTTGAAGTGGATCGGGAAAAAGCTGCCTATCACGGCATTAGCGCACAGGCTGTTGCTGCTATGTTGCATACTGCCATAAGCGGCAGTACAATCGGCTTAGCGCATATTCCGAACGAAAAAGAGCCGGTCGAACTTGTCCTTCGATTGCCTTATACAGACCGGGCCCAGCTATCAGAAACTAAGCTGTCGCAGCTTTTTCTTACAGGCAGCAGCGGTATACGAGTACCCGTATCCGAATTGGTAAAAAAACGGGAAGGAATAGAAGAAAAGACGATCTATCATAAAAATCTCAAACCGGTTACATATGTAATCGGTGATGTGGCCGGCAGTATGGAAAGTCCGGTATACGCGATTTTAAACATGAAAGATAAGGTGGCAGCCGTTAAGACGCCGGGAGGCTATCCGTTCGAGCAGTATTCTTCTGTTCAGCCTTGGCTGGAAGATAAATATGCTATGAAATGGGATGGGGAGTGGCATATTACGTATGAAGTATTCCGCGATATGGGGATGGCTTTTGCCGCTGTGCTTGTGCTGATTTATGTGTTGGTTGTGGCCTGGTTTAGAAGCTTTATTACGCCGCTCGTTATTATGGCGCCGATTCCCTTGACGCTAGTCGGAATTTTACCGGGGCATTGGCTGTTTGGCGCTTTCTTTACCGCAACCTCTATGATTGGCTTTATTGCGCTTTCAGGGATTATTGTACGCAACTCGATTTTGTTAATTGATTTCGTACAAGCTGAGATAAAAGAAGGTAAAACACTCAAACCAGCGCTGTTGGAGGCTGGGACTGTACGTTTTCGTCCTATCGTATTAACTGCGGCGGCTGTAGTAGTAGGTTCCTTTGTAATGCTGTTTGATCCCATTTTTCAAGGTTTGGCTATTGCTATGATGTTTGGGGCAGTAGCGGCAACGGGTTTAACGTTATTAGTTGTGCCGCTCTTATACTATGAATTTTTCGGCAAGACCAGCTATAAAAAGTCAAATACTTCGAGTTAA
- the macA_1 gene encoding Macrolide export protein MacA — protein sequence MILLKKRYRYTAGVLLIVCIAALLASCGSKIKPAMNDPVKKLAGAIRVEQVQAAPAEQYYETSGTVKAKTVSKIAPKVMGEVTAVYVKAGDRVQAGQVLAEIADTDIRQKLAAAEAGLREAEKGMQIAERSRSLQAATYERYERLYQQAAISRQQVDEIRTQHEMAQLAYEQAKASMEKATAGLAEVQVSSRLVSPISGIVTEKTLELGSMVQAGVSVITVEDNGAFLIECYVESGLTSKIQTGMNVWVDFDGVKEPMAGQVSEVVPAVDSASRSFLVKILLTGTDLKTGLYGKVRFPIGQQSMILVPQAAVISKGQLTGVYIMDENKRVWYRLVRTGRQQDGKVEIVSGLKGGEYVVVRGMEDAVDGALAGEVTGL from the coding sequence ATGATTTTGCTGAAAAAGAGATACAGATATACAGCAGGTGTACTGCTTATCGTGTGTATAGCTGCACTTTTGGCAAGCTGCGGCAGCAAGATCAAGCCAGCTATGAACGATCCGGTCAAAAAGCTGGCAGGTGCGATTAGAGTTGAGCAGGTTCAGGCTGCTCCTGCGGAGCAATATTATGAAACTTCAGGGACAGTGAAAGCAAAAACCGTCAGCAAAATCGCTCCTAAAGTTATGGGAGAGGTTACCGCTGTGTATGTAAAGGCCGGAGATCGTGTGCAGGCTGGACAGGTTTTGGCTGAAATAGCAGATACTGATATCCGCCAAAAGCTGGCCGCGGCTGAAGCCGGACTGCGGGAGGCGGAAAAAGGCATGCAGATTGCGGAACGCAGCCGTTCTTTGCAGGCCGCTACGTATGAACGGTATGAGCGGCTGTATCAGCAGGCAGCTATCTCACGTCAGCAAGTAGATGAGATACGAACCCAGCATGAAATGGCACAATTGGCTTATGAACAGGCAAAGGCGAGCATGGAAAAAGCAACTGCTGGACTGGCAGAGGTGCAAGTCAGCAGCCGTTTAGTTTCGCCGATTTCCGGCATTGTGACTGAAAAAACGCTGGAACTTGGCAGTATGGTGCAGGCTGGTGTTTCCGTGATTACGGTTGAAGATAATGGAGCGTTTTTGATCGAATGCTATGTAGAGTCTGGACTAACTAGTAAGATACAAACAGGGATGAATGTTTGGGTAGATTTTGATGGGGTCAAGGAGCCTATGGCCGGTCAAGTCAGTGAAGTTGTACCGGCAGTGGATTCGGCGAGCCGATCATTTTTGGTCAAAATTTTGCTGACCGGAACTGACTTAAAAACCGGACTATATGGTAAGGTTCGTTTTCCCATTGGTCAGCAATCTATGATTCTGGTACCACAGGCAGCCGTTATCTCCAAGGGCCAGCTTACCGGTGTGTATATCATGGATGAGAATAAGCGGGTATGGTATCGTCTGGTACGGACTGGCCGGCAGCAGGATGGGAAGGTGGAAATTGTATCCGGCCTAAAAGGCGGTGAATATGTTGTTGTAAGAGGTATGGAAGATGCGGTTGACGGCGCTTTGGCCGGGGAGGTGACTGGGCTATGA